A section of the Leishmania braziliensis MHOM/BR/75/M2904 complete genome, chromosome 13 genome encodes:
- a CDS encoding putative protein kinase, translated as MAQPKSLSTILRHPLASKRCMMVFNQNGEETMELFELLSRYEAVAPIGQGSYGYVCSARDNDLVERFQVKPPEEYEDDSLTPEERDEIYDANTLVAVKKLHQLFESNQSRMWLCATREIQLMMSFQHDNVMSATDFFIPLGEVDMMTYHSILQLQLTFDSVYVVMKKMDYTLREVLDSTTVTAAELSPAYETWMRRVKMLIAKCNEEKAEAAHAQSSGQAPHLKANPGAQEEDQAVAKPHKGTGQSSRQGTEDGGDETGAAAPTSLDHPGAATSAAPTGDHDASLVKTAAEDGIEEKKGGSDNAEGVPVCCPLTTVALHSLTRDYRKFILYQIFRGVGYLHLCPVIHRDLKPENIMLDRSYGTRITDFGQGRDVGLNATADYVQTVLDNCTQWYAAPETLTVAINSTMGFMDHDSFHGVDVWSIGCIAAEMLIGRPLFYTTSMGGKYQLLSIFRVLGQPSASAIESIAEYRDKETRELFINSIKKLVKTAPPPCTITPTLAELLRSPYGDEDEDEVGLIIDCLRWDPRERITIQAALHNAFFTKDGYDPVIDPDDTVKRAPSVRPEDISEPVSGRAFLWNLFLQRHPEVKELWKSLVAKHEEELEESKAEDP; from the coding sequence ATGGCACAACCGAAGTCCTTGAGCACCATCCTGCGACACCCGCTCGCTTCGAAGCGGTGCATGATGGTGTTCAATCAGAACGGTGAAGAGACGATGGAGCTGTTCGAGCTGCTCTCCCGCTACGAGGCTGTCGCCCCAATCGGCCAGGGCAGCTACGGCTATGTCTGCTCCGCGCGTGACAACGACCTTGTAGAGAGGTTCCAGGTAAAGCCACCGGAGGAGTACGAGGACGACTCGCTCACGCCGGAGGAGCGAGATGAGATTTACGATGCCAACACCCTCGTCGCCGTCAAGAAGCTGCACCAGCTCTTCGAAAGCAATCAGTCGCGCATGTGGTTGTGCGCCACTCGGGAAATTCAGCTAATGATGTCGTTTCAGCACGACAACGTCATGTCGGCAACCGATTTCTTCATTCCTCTCGGCGAGGTGGATATGATGACCTATCATTcgatcctgcagctgcagctcaccTTCGATAGCGTCTACGTTGTTATGAAAAAAATGGACTACACACTACGCGAGGTACTCGACTCCACCAcagtgacggcggcggagtTGTCGCCGGCGTACGAGACGTGGATGCGACGTGTGAAAATGCTGATCGCTAAGTGCAACgaggagaaggcagaggcCGCTCACGCCCAGTCCTCTGGGCAGGCGCCACACCTGAAGGCAAACCCCGGAGCACAAGAGGAGGACCAGGCAGTGGCCAAGCCGCACAAGGGCACTGGGCAAAGCAGTAGACAAGGCACAGAGGATGGTGGGGACGAgaccggcgctgctgccccgaCGTCGTTAGACCACCCAGGCGCAGCTACCTCCGCCGCGCCAACGGGCGATCATGACGCCTCTCTCGTCAAGACCGCAGCTGAGGACGGTatagaggagaagaagggtgGCAGCGACAACGCAGAAGGCGTTCCTGTCTGTTGCCCGCTGACGACGGTCGCGCTCCACTCCCTTACCCGCGATTACAGAAAGTTTATCCTGTATCAGATCTTCCGCGGCGTCGGCTACCTTCATCTGTGCCCGGTAATTCACCGAGACTTAAAACCAGAGAACATCATGCTCGACCGCAGCTACGGCACCCGTATCACCGACTTCGGCCAGGGCCGCGATGTCGGGCTCAACGCGACTGCCGACTACGTGCAGACAGTGCTGGACAACTGTACTCAATGGTACGCGGCGCCAGAGACGCTTACGGTCGCCATCAACAGCACAATGGGCTTCATGGACCACGATAGCTTCCACGGCGTCGATGTGTGGTCCATCGGATGCATTGCGGCTGAAATGTTGATTGGCCGCCCCCTCTTTTACACCACCTCTATGGGCGGCAAGTACCAGCTGCTGAGCATTTTCCGTGTGCTGGGTCAGCCATCTGCGAGCGCCATCGAGTCTATCGCCGAGTATCGAGACAAGGAGACGAGGGAGCTCTTCATTAATTCCATCAAAAAATTAGTGaagacagcgccgccgccatgcACCATCACGCCAACGCTAGCGGAGCTCCTGCGGAGCCCTTacggcgacgaggacgaggatgagGTGGGTCTCATCATCGACTGTCTGCGCTGGGACCCGCGGGAGCGCATCACAatccaggcggcgctgcataACGCGTTCTTCACTAAAGACGGGTACGACCCGGTGATTGACCCGGACGACACTGTGAAGCGCGCGCCTTCGGTGCGACCCGAGGACATATCGGAGCCGGTGAGCGGGCGAGCGTTCCTGTGGAACCTCTTTCTCCAGCGTCATCCagaggtgaaggagctgTGGAAATCCCTTGTGGCaaagcacgaggaggagctggaggagtcGAAGGCAGAAGATCCCTAG